A region from the Bdellovibrionales bacterium genome encodes:
- a CDS encoding methylated-DNA--[protein]-cysteine S-methyltransferase, with protein sequence MTFLNFVAKAQSKDFAYSRASSPVGELGILVSDLGLHAVFWEKELDKENNKSNIQSIKYSETHPMMALTRKQLCEYFTGKRFGFSLPLVMEGTAFQKSAWEQLLRIPYGETISYLEQATRLGDSKKARAVGVANSKNPISIVVPCHRVIAKSGELAGFGGGIENKRILLDLERKSKRLEEPV encoded by the coding sequence ATGACTTTTTTAAATTTTGTTGCGAAAGCACAGTCCAAAGATTTTGCTTACAGCAGGGCGAGCAGTCCGGTTGGAGAACTAGGCATCTTGGTTTCTGATCTCGGCTTGCATGCAGTTTTTTGGGAAAAAGAACTGGATAAGGAAAATAACAAATCGAACATTCAATCGATTAAGTATTCTGAAACTCACCCCATGATGGCGCTAACTCGCAAGCAACTTTGTGAATATTTTACGGGCAAACGATTTGGTTTTTCCCTTCCTCTTGTCATGGAGGGAACAGCATTTCAGAAGAGTGCCTGGGAGCAGCTTCTGAGAATTCCCTATGGCGAAACCATTTCTTATTTGGAACAGGCAACGCGCCTGGGGGATTCGAAAAAGGCCCGCGCTGTTGGGGTGGCCAATTCTAAAAATCCGATCTCGATTGTTGTCCCTTGCCATCGGGTGATCGCCAAGAGCGGAGAATTGGCCGGATTTGGGGGAGGTATTGAAAATAAACGAATACTTCTAGACCTAGAAAGAAAGTCCAAGCGACTTGAAGAGCCTGTGTAA
- a CDS encoding DUF1152 domain-containing protein, producing MTEKAVGRAVVDHDEVLFVGFGEWPEISPNFMRLSSEKRSWIIDGLKMGSNLNIGQFAQAENLPANLLGVKYLTGKPGAFEFKFIELLLDVAGANGHLDSGGAKVMIEPVYRNFMLARNALQEVIDGRSVRDGYDQILIERNKALVGKGFHSLDVKSSVERAILRLLTLRRTTTREQAEELYEVFFKLPLNARAILVSELNVDGTDDGWGTLPYYAPALISNALGSLSKTPGGSVVALRTVFLSLARVFQEARIHLKSRQSSGIYTVNLESLAKFALSDEYIDNPDTLLNLHYELFQNGSDANQSGVKLSAYSRIDSALFVQINDLVDLPGNSFAVVGIGGGSDGVQAAQLALMLRSAGKNVKFIGSVRTDKTGSQGADGKIGENRTIHNHGGMISDGVYRVLSDSSGSGRFLENLPADEFHMYLILDRQNDTLHSQFQDLISSFGGVDTLIAVDTGGDALFPSNSEKQNQGRSTPDQDLRVISSLRGVPVAYRLSAIVAAGVDSPLNAQSILQQAGAKYYSLSGSQKASVMANYTRWQMDGTNENRFGKTPLAWQLALTNQLGMQVMPLPTKVVVDQKNPWNPFVFIDQSMSGIFFMQLDSHLNVIDP from the coding sequence TTGACAGAAAAAGCAGTTGGTCGTGCTGTTGTCGATCACGATGAGGTTTTATTCGTCGGTTTTGGTGAGTGGCCTGAGATTTCTCCAAACTTCATGAGGCTTTCATCCGAGAAGAGGAGCTGGATTATCGATGGGTTAAAAATGGGATCAAACTTAAATATAGGTCAATTTGCGCAGGCCGAAAATCTACCTGCAAACCTTTTGGGAGTTAAATATTTAACTGGAAAGCCCGGGGCCTTCGAATTTAAGTTTATTGAATTATTGCTAGATGTGGCCGGAGCAAACGGTCATTTAGATTCTGGTGGCGCGAAGGTCATGATTGAGCCAGTTTATCGAAACTTCATGTTAGCGCGAAATGCATTACAAGAAGTCATCGATGGGCGGTCGGTGCGTGACGGTTATGATCAAATTCTTATTGAAAGGAACAAGGCACTTGTCGGAAAAGGGTTTCATTCATTAGATGTTAAGAGTTCGGTAGAGCGAGCTATCTTGCGACTTTTGACTCTTCGACGGACAACAACTCGCGAACAAGCAGAAGAGCTCTATGAAGTATTTTTTAAATTGCCCTTAAATGCTCGAGCTATTCTCGTCTCAGAACTTAACGTAGATGGTACTGATGATGGTTGGGGCACCTTACCCTACTATGCTCCGGCCCTGATCAGCAATGCATTAGGGAGCCTATCTAAAACTCCAGGTGGATCTGTTGTAGCATTGCGCACCGTATTTTTATCTCTTGCGAGAGTATTTCAAGAGGCTAGGATCCATTTAAAAAGTCGTCAGAGTAGTGGCATCTACACTGTGAATCTTGAATCACTCGCTAAGTTCGCGCTGTCCGATGAATATATAGATAATCCTGACACTTTACTCAACCTGCATTATGAGCTGTTTCAAAATGGCAGCGACGCCAACCAGTCTGGAGTCAAGCTGTCTGCCTATTCAAGAATCGACTCGGCTCTCTTCGTACAGATAAATGACTTAGTCGATCTGCCTGGAAATTCATTTGCAGTGGTGGGGATTGGTGGAGGATCAGATGGAGTCCAAGCGGCACAACTGGCCTTGATGCTAAGATCCGCAGGTAAAAATGTGAAGTTCATCGGGTCGGTGCGTACGGACAAAACCGGCTCACAAGGTGCTGATGGTAAAATCGGTGAAAACCGAACCATACATAACCACGGGGGCATGATTTCAGACGGCGTCTATCGTGTGTTGTCAGACTCATCTGGCAGTGGCAGGTTTCTGGAGAACTTGCCAGCTGATGAATTCCACATGTATTTGATTTTAGACAGACAAAATGACACCTTACATTCTCAGTTTCAAGATTTAATTAGTTCGTTTGGTGGAGTCGACACTCTAATTGCCGTCGATACAGGCGGAGATGCACTTTTTCCTTCGAACAGTGAAAAACAAAACCAAGGTCGTTCTACTCCTGATCAGGATTTAAGGGTTATTTCATCTTTGCGTGGAGTACCGGTTGCCTACCGATTGAGTGCAATTGTGGCTGCAGGCGTGGATTCACCATTAAATGCCCAGTCAATTTTGCAACAGGCGGGGGCAAAATATTATTCACTCTCTGGTTCGCAAAAGGCATCGGTGATGGCAAACTATACCCGTTGGCAGATGGACGGCACTAATGAAAACCGATTTGGTAAAACTCCTCTTGCTTGGCAGTTGGCTTTAACAAACCAACTTGGAATGCAAGTAATGCCTTTGCCTACAAAGGTTGTAGTGGATCAGAAGAATCCCTGGAATCCATTTGTATTTATCGACCAAAGCATGAGTGGAATCTTTTTTATGCAACTTGATTCGCATCTGAATGTGATTGACCCTTAG
- a CDS encoding NAD(P)(+) transhydrogenase (Re/Si-specific) subunit beta has translation MSKGLLTVSYLAASLLFILSLGGLSHQETARKGNLYGVFGIAIAILVSLVGAHGLGLISSIMAILLGGAIGALIAARVAMTAMPELVAILHSFVGLAAVLVGASSFFGGDLQILDGMARLIHEIEIFAGVVIGGITFTGSIVAFAKLRGSISGRPLLLPARHFLNLSSLIGCVVLGILISQTMGQEKSSILFISMIFISFFMGWHLVMAIGGADMPVVVSMLNSYSGWAAAATGFMLSNDLLIVTGALVGSSGAILSYIMCKAMNRSIWSVIFGGFGASPAKSAPTKDSASPGVVHEISAEETADLMLNAHNVMIIPGYGMAVAQAQHPIKEITSLLRDRGINVRFGIHPVAGRLPGHMNVLLAEASVPYDIVFEMDEINRDFPDVDVTLVIGANDIVNPGALDDPSSPIFGMPVLECWKSKHVIVMKRSMASGYSGIENPLFHNDNTKMLFGDAKQKVSNILNSIQIQSHQLRSDSTVQLDRAGAH, from the coding sequence ATGTCCAAAGGACTACTCACTGTTTCTTATCTTGCTGCAAGCCTTCTCTTTATCTTAAGCCTCGGAGGACTTTCTCACCAAGAAACTGCACGCAAAGGCAACCTCTATGGCGTTTTTGGAATTGCAATCGCAATATTGGTCAGTCTTGTTGGCGCTCATGGACTGGGACTGATCTCTTCCATCATGGCCATCTTATTGGGTGGAGCCATTGGGGCCCTCATAGCAGCGCGAGTGGCCATGACTGCCATGCCAGAGTTAGTGGCCATCCTGCACAGTTTTGTTGGACTTGCGGCCGTTCTGGTGGGGGCTTCGAGTTTTTTTGGTGGAGATCTTCAAATACTCGATGGCATGGCACGGCTCATTCATGAAATTGAAATCTTCGCTGGTGTAGTGATCGGTGGAATTACCTTCACAGGCTCTATCGTCGCATTTGCTAAGCTTCGGGGATCCATCAGTGGCAGACCCTTGCTCCTACCGGCCAGGCATTTTTTGAATTTGTCTTCTCTCATTGGCTGTGTCGTTCTCGGCATCTTGATCTCACAGACAATGGGGCAAGAAAAGAGCTCTATTCTTTTCATTAGCATGATCTTCATTTCCTTTTTTATGGGCTGGCATTTGGTCATGGCCATAGGGGGAGCTGATATGCCGGTCGTTGTTTCTATGCTCAACTCTTATTCTGGCTGGGCTGCTGCAGCGACGGGCTTTATGCTTTCCAATGATCTCCTCATTGTGACTGGAGCGCTCGTTGGAAGCTCAGGTGCCATTCTTAGTTATATCATGTGCAAGGCCATGAACCGTTCGATTTGGAGTGTGATCTTTGGAGGATTCGGTGCTAGCCCCGCAAAATCAGCTCCCACCAAAGATTCCGCCTCCCCAGGTGTTGTCCATGAAATCAGCGCAGAAGAAACCGCAGACCTCATGCTCAATGCCCACAATGTCATGATTATCCCTGGATACGGAATGGCCGTGGCACAAGCTCAGCACCCTATTAAAGAAATCACCTCTCTCCTCAGAGATCGAGGGATCAACGTCCGATTTGGAATACATCCTGTTGCGGGAAGACTACCTGGTCACATGAATGTGCTTCTTGCGGAGGCCAGCGTTCCCTACGATATTGTATTTGAAATGGATGAAATCAATCGCGACTTCCCCGATGTCGATGTCACGCTCGTTATAGGGGCCAACGACATTGTCAACCCAGGGGCACTAGATGACCCCTCAAGTCCAATTTTCGGAATGCCGGTCCTTGAATGTTGGAAATCAAAGCACGTCATCGTCATGAAGCGAAGCATGGCTTCAGGCTACTCAGGGATCGAAAACCCCCTCTTCCACAATGACAATACAAAGATGCTTTTTGGCGATGCAAAACAGAAAGTATCCAATATTTTAAACTCAATTCAAATTCAATCTCACCAACTGCGGTCCGACTCGACTGTCCAGCTTGATAGGGCAGGTGCTCATTAG
- a CDS encoding Re/Si-specific NAD(P)(+) transhydrogenase subunit alpha translates to MNKIVIGVPKEIKSGEARVAVTPESTAKLIKMGFSVQIEKGAGEPASFSDSSYSLAGACVLESPADVWSQADLILKINPPQWNPQCNCHEADLLKKEAHLISFIWPAQNSDLLKKLSQSNVTALALDCIPRISRAQKMDVLSSMANIAGYRAVIEAAHQFGRLFTGQITAAGKMPPAKVLVIGAGVAGLAAVGAARALGAIVRAFDTRPEVKDQVKSMGAEFLELKFKEEGSGGGGYAKVMSPEFIKAEMELFAMQAKEVDIIITTALIPGKKAPLLIDGATVALMKEGSVIVDMAAEQGGNCEFSQADQIVKKSGVTIIGYTNLASRLATTASELFASNLVHLLTDMTKGENGYHVDMKDEIIRGALILKSGEITWPPPAATPTAPPIALSTTSSETKRPVVTTELKKTKRFSGVDFTLLGLAVLFFFLGQNAPSEFLGHFSVFILAIVIGWQVVWNVAPALHTPLMSVTNAISGIIIIGALVQLRGDSLGIAGALSLVAVVIASINIAGGFLVTKRMLKMFHK, encoded by the coding sequence ATGAACAAAATAGTCATTGGAGTACCCAAAGAAATAAAATCAGGGGAAGCCCGAGTTGCAGTCACGCCAGAGAGTACTGCGAAGCTGATAAAAATGGGATTTTCGGTCCAGATCGAAAAGGGTGCTGGGGAGCCCGCAAGTTTTTCTGATTCGAGCTATAGCCTAGCTGGAGCCTGTGTTCTTGAGAGTCCTGCGGACGTATGGAGCCAAGCCGACCTCATTCTTAAAATCAATCCGCCTCAATGGAACCCTCAATGCAATTGCCACGAAGCAGATCTCCTCAAAAAGGAAGCACACCTCATTAGCTTTATTTGGCCAGCTCAGAATTCAGATTTGCTCAAGAAATTATCCCAATCCAACGTTACCGCTCTTGCCCTGGACTGCATCCCACGGATTTCCCGAGCCCAGAAGATGGATGTACTAAGTTCGATGGCAAACATTGCAGGTTACCGCGCTGTCATCGAGGCCGCTCATCAATTTGGCCGTCTTTTTACCGGGCAGATAACTGCCGCTGGCAAAATGCCTCCTGCAAAAGTACTCGTTATCGGCGCAGGAGTTGCAGGACTTGCCGCTGTGGGGGCCGCTCGAGCTCTTGGAGCTATCGTCAGGGCCTTCGACACTCGTCCAGAAGTGAAAGACCAAGTCAAGAGCATGGGCGCTGAGTTTCTCGAACTCAAATTCAAAGAGGAAGGTTCGGGTGGAGGCGGCTATGCAAAAGTAATGAGTCCCGAATTTATTAAAGCTGAAATGGAACTCTTTGCAATGCAAGCAAAGGAAGTCGATATCATTATTACCACCGCTCTTATCCCTGGGAAAAAAGCGCCTCTTTTGATTGATGGTGCAACGGTCGCTCTCATGAAAGAGGGATCTGTCATCGTCGATATGGCTGCTGAACAGGGCGGCAATTGCGAATTCAGTCAAGCTGACCAGATCGTTAAAAAATCTGGAGTGACCATCATTGGCTATACAAATCTTGCTAGCCGACTCGCAACCACAGCCAGCGAACTATTTGCATCAAACCTCGTTCACCTTCTGACAGACATGACAAAAGGGGAGAACGGTTACCACGTCGATATGAAAGATGAAATTATTCGTGGAGCCCTCATCTTAAAAAGTGGTGAGATCACCTGGCCTCCTCCTGCTGCAACGCCAACCGCTCCGCCAATTGCTCTCTCGACCACTTCCTCCGAAACCAAAAGGCCCGTAGTCACAACAGAGTTAAAAAAGACAAAACGATTCTCAGGAGTTGATTTCACTTTGCTTGGTTTGGCCGTCCTGTTTTTTTTCCTTGGCCAAAATGCACCCTCAGAATTTCTCGGCCATTTTAGTGTCTTTATTCTCGCAATCGTAATTGGGTGGCAAGTGGTCTGGAACGTAGCTCCCGCTCTCCACACCCCTCTCATGAGCGTAACCAATGCAATCAGTGGCATTATCATCATCGGAGCGCTTGTTCAGTTGCGTGGTGACTCTCTTGGGATTGCCGGTGCACTTTCGTTGGTTGCCGTCGTTATTGCTTCGATTAATATTGCTGGCGGTTTTTTAGTAACCAAACGCATGCTCAAAATGTTTCATAAGTAG
- a CDS encoding M48 family metalloprotease: protein MGIRRALVVIPIFVSTLANTNSVWAKYQSLLSGEKVQLTERRVYNNYKLWECKDDEQSDDRLIETKRYLGDVVELVMDANPDVFRSEYAKSEFCLFVLKGEAARGSMASAGNMGNGTLKFSNFVDEFESDAEVAAVIAHELAHVTLQHYLGTPFLHPGVNDQEIANLQKIYFKELSKFSTEYLSILTKLASHQNLPETLKQSARKHRDVFSNLKLMADTQIGVAVDSAKNDWDRPSYSADTEFFLGQLDSLVYHNYADQIRQLDESKLNNALSNYISRLKRLIGDTEFKYWMEIEADLVGLRYYSRAGFDPNALLDLWVKRENSASWLTGITCNRPVPLDKAPAVLYPLKIRNKLLIEQSHPTHCWRAWRLAKEIEYLRQEGWSFGEKVNIHETNNRLQRIKLEGKDHERLSK, encoded by the coding sequence ATGGGTATCAGACGAGCACTTGTAGTTATACCAATTTTTGTTTCTACCTTAGCCAATACCAATTCAGTCTGGGCCAAATATCAGTCGCTTTTGTCTGGCGAAAAGGTGCAACTAACTGAGAGACGTGTCTATAACAACTATAAACTATGGGAATGTAAGGATGACGAACAGAGCGATGATAGATTGATAGAAACTAAAAGATACCTAGGTGATGTAGTTGAACTCGTTATGGATGCAAACCCTGACGTATTTAGGTCGGAATACGCGAAAAGCGAATTTTGTCTATTCGTGCTCAAGGGCGAAGCCGCTAGGGGAAGCATGGCATCCGCGGGAAACATGGGAAATGGAACTCTCAAGTTTTCAAATTTTGTTGATGAATTTGAGAGTGACGCCGAAGTTGCGGCAGTCATTGCCCATGAGTTGGCTCATGTAACTCTGCAACATTATCTTGGGACTCCCTTTCTTCATCCTGGAGTAAACGATCAAGAGATTGCAAATCTACAAAAGATTTATTTTAAGGAACTGTCAAAATTCTCAACGGAATACCTGTCGATTCTTACAAAGCTTGCGTCACATCAGAATCTGCCGGAAACGCTCAAGCAATCTGCGCGGAAACATAGAGATGTTTTTTCGAATTTGAAGCTAATGGCCGACACTCAGATTGGAGTTGCAGTTGACTCCGCCAAAAATGATTGGGATCGCCCTTCTTATTCAGCGGATACTGAGTTTTTTCTTGGTCAACTTGATTCTCTTGTTTACCACAATTATGCCGATCAAATTCGACAACTGGATGAAAGTAAATTAAATAATGCTCTCTCAAATTATATTTCCAGGTTGAAGAGACTTATTGGCGATACCGAATTCAAATATTGGATGGAAATAGAAGCTGATCTTGTTGGGCTTCGATATTATTCACGAGCGGGCTTTGACCCAAATGCTTTGCTAGATCTCTGGGTGAAAAGAGAAAATTCAGCGTCATGGTTGACGGGAATAACTTGTAACCGGCCTGTGCCACTGGACAAAGCCCCAGCCGTACTTTACCCTCTCAAGATTAGAAATAAACTCCTTATCGAACAGAGTCATCCAACCCACTGCTGGAGGGCTTGGAGATTGGCGAAAGAGATTGAATATTTAAGGCAAGAGGGTTGGTCATTTGGTGAAAAAGTAAATATTCATGAAACCAACAATCGCTTGCAGAGAATCAAATTGGAGGGAAAAGATCATGAAAGACTTTCAAAGTAA
- a CDS encoding tyrosine-type recombinase/integrase — protein sequence MALKYWVEFFDDLQHVRGRSLNTVMAYRRDLELFEEFRNKHSDISRLYEFLSQRGLSVRSQARVVSSLRTFFRFCEKQGVTVPELRQLRPPKVNVTLPRGLTADEFHRLIQACEVENSYRTARNQITLLLLFGLGCRVSELVGLDLSDINETEAWIKVLGKGGKERLIPLTVKLMRELRDYLVEVRPHLVKGENSAVLLNDRGHRPSRVDIWRWLSAWSIKAGFDEPMGPHRFRHGCATALLESGADLRSIQVLLGHSSIQTTQVYTTVSAKKIREEIDRHHPLSEPPEK from the coding sequence ATGGCACTAAAGTACTGGGTTGAGTTCTTCGATGATTTGCAGCATGTACGAGGACGGTCGCTTAATACCGTTATGGCATACCGTCGTGACTTGGAGCTATTTGAAGAATTTCGAAATAAACATTCCGATATTTCCAGACTTTATGAATTTTTGAGTCAGCGAGGCTTGAGTGTAAGGTCTCAGGCAAGGGTGGTCAGCAGCCTGCGAACCTTTTTTCGCTTTTGTGAAAAGCAGGGAGTGACAGTTCCGGAGTTGAGGCAATTGCGTCCTCCGAAAGTCAATGTCACTCTCCCTCGAGGGCTCACTGCGGACGAGTTTCATCGTCTTATTCAGGCCTGTGAAGTGGAAAATTCCTATCGAACAGCACGCAATCAGATCACGCTCTTGTTGCTTTTTGGCCTTGGTTGTCGGGTCAGTGAACTCGTGGGACTTGATTTGTCTGACATCAATGAAACCGAAGCATGGATTAAGGTTCTTGGCAAAGGTGGCAAGGAAAGATTAATCCCCTTAACGGTCAAGCTCATGCGCGAGCTAAGGGATTACTTGGTGGAAGTGAGGCCTCATCTTGTGAAGGGCGAGAATTCGGCGGTTTTGCTCAATGATCGAGGTCATCGCCCTTCTCGGGTCGACATTTGGCGCTGGTTGTCAGCTTGGTCTATCAAGGCAGGTTTCGACGAACCGATGGGGCCTCACCGATTTCGGCATGGTTGCGCAACGGCACTCCTTGAATCGGGAGCTGACCTCAGATCGATTCAGGTACTTCTTGGACATTCGAGCATTCAAACAACTCAGGTTTATACAACAGTGTCGGCAAAAAAAATTCGAGAAGAGATCGATCGACATCATCCTTTGTCTGAGCCTCCAGAAAAATAA
- a CDS encoding ATP-binding protein: MELVSIEVELNLLPGANQLQIMGLPDTAIRESGLKIKSALKTQGFKWPAGQQILINLRPSHWRKSSRGLELAIACAYLWKSGQMRPPEGLGEDIYVYGELGLDGKVYAPGDLDSLFNHPTQAPIFTGNHDQQLPWSFLMIKDLKGLRCPEKLEAKPLCDFKFEATPLPQLDFPTEAAKLLKIVSLGEHATLVAGPAGSGKTTLARGLHALLGPPPSHLWPEMARVKRWFSDSTPYRPFVSPHHSVTPSSMIGGGFPVFPGEITRAHGGLLLLDEFLEFPAQVKESLREPLESGEIIISRRGQNQTLPARFLLLATTNLCHCGRLVPERRAPCRFSLTRCRSYLERMSGPMLDRFDVLAFSSDWARSGQAHSKNDRMESMQSIF, encoded by the coding sequence ATGGAATTAGTTTCTATTGAGGTTGAACTGAATCTGCTCCCAGGGGCGAATCAGCTTCAGATTATGGGCTTGCCAGATACGGCGATACGCGAAAGTGGACTTAAGATTAAATCGGCCCTCAAGACTCAGGGGTTTAAGTGGCCGGCCGGGCAACAGATTCTTATTAATTTAAGACCCTCACACTGGAGAAAATCAAGTCGGGGATTGGAGCTCGCAATTGCCTGTGCCTACCTCTGGAAATCGGGCCAGATGAGGCCGCCAGAGGGGCTTGGTGAGGACATTTATGTCTACGGAGAGCTCGGACTAGATGGGAAAGTCTATGCACCTGGTGACCTGGACTCATTGTTTAATCACCCCACTCAGGCTCCGATTTTTACTGGGAATCATGATCAACAGCTTCCGTGGTCGTTCCTCATGATCAAGGACCTTAAGGGCTTGCGATGTCCAGAAAAATTGGAGGCCAAACCCCTTTGTGATTTTAAGTTCGAGGCGACTCCTTTGCCTCAGTTGGATTTTCCGACCGAAGCGGCTAAACTTTTGAAAATAGTTTCACTCGGAGAGCATGCGACATTGGTTGCAGGTCCCGCAGGTTCCGGCAAAACGACTCTTGCAAGAGGACTGCATGCTCTTCTTGGGCCTCCTCCCTCTCACTTGTGGCCCGAGATGGCGCGGGTCAAACGTTGGTTTAGCGATTCAACGCCCTATCGGCCATTTGTGTCGCCTCACCACAGTGTGACTCCAAGTTCGATGATTGGCGGGGGATTCCCGGTATTTCCAGGTGAAATTACTCGGGCGCACGGAGGCCTGCTTCTTTTGGATGAGTTTTTAGAATTTCCGGCTCAAGTAAAGGAATCCTTGCGTGAACCACTTGAAAGTGGAGAGATTATCATTTCTCGCCGAGGTCAAAATCAGACTTTACCGGCCAGATTTCTCTTATTGGCCACGACCAACCTTTGTCATTGTGGGCGTTTGGTTCCAGAACGCAGAGCCCCGTGCCGATTTAGTCTGACTCGCTGTCGATCCTATTTAGAGAGAATGAGTGGTCCCATGTTGGATCGATTTGATGTTTTGGCTTTTAGCAGCGATTGGGCAAGATCGGGGCAAGCTCATTCCAAAAATGATAGAATGGAATCCATGCAAAGCATTTTTTGA